Proteins encoded within one genomic window of Fusarium musae strain F31 chromosome 4, whole genome shotgun sequence:
- a CDS encoding hypothetical protein (EggNog:ENOG41) has protein sequence MAVPEYRDEVSITLSITDPSPSFSFPTRRIFLSKKNPTIEIGRTSRRNGAFEAAKSNAWFDSPVMSRKHALFTLDADKQKLYVKDTGSLHGTYKNDVRLETNVNHEVISGDKLKFGALIERPQDKHYPCAMLVRQTYGSINPELRGNSFRVPEDSDIESLISDEDQVNNSYEMLRTNKFVPGRVTTSSFGHGPIDLTMDDQYPLSNVRNGTEVFVNCPHIQEIPLSKLPEPVSVLGHEFSDLEEEHEEAENDLSPNSMDTDDSYGGISEDCQSVDYAMSSVAEDSIVDEEEDFAEHDEFEEEQVHTQEPAPQANGRIEEAADMASVMSENPEKTAAQPWVNPSSTQTPDASQKLDSAKLTQLDKSHYTWKSDLAPMMSINGTSSLKLPPISEAVFDKYNHETITHSTAEVVGRKHGKYEFFAAREANALAALAKPRARLISPVHQAQVQEHYLLRAGMENKVLGHPEDQLQSPADETQPRASDLVSSGLKYLATPPEHIDTTVPSVEQGLDDSSAWAFQESKKSSGIEVTTETTEKVVAQENDTDVVEDGDAQPAEALEAAELAKPVEAVELAKPVGAVAAEPVKTPVPESTATKRKADEISQLTPEEEQMSDDRQSRPQVHCREVQPSARPRHIAALGTPPSKRLRRMAEAVGYVALGGAAVMSVLIATAPAL, from the exons ATGGCGGTACCCGAGTACCGTGACGAAG TTTCCATCACACTCTCGATAACCGACCCCTCGCCCAGCTTCTCATTTCCAACTCGTCGCATCTTTCTCAGCAAGAAGAATCCGACCATCGAAATCGGCCGAACTTCTAGAAGAAATGGAGCTTTTGAAGCTGCCAAGAGCAATGCTTGGTTCGATTCACCAGTCATGTCTCGAAAGCATGCACTCTTCACCCTTGACGCCGACAAACAG AAACTTTATGTCAAGGACACGGGTTCTCTCCATGGAACTTATAAAAACGACGTCCGCCTCGAGACGAATGTGAACCATGAAGTGATCAGTGGtgacaagctcaagtttGGTGCTCTCATTGAACGACCCCAGGACAAACACTACCCTTGCGCTATGCTAGTTCGTCAGACATACGGCTCCATCAA CCCCGAACTGCGCGGCAATAGCTTCCGCGTTCCTGAGGATAGCGACATCGAATCTCTGATCAGTGACGAAGACCAAGTGAACAATAGCTACGAGATGTTGCGCACCAACAAGTTTGTCCCTGGTAGAGTGACTACTTCATCGTTTGGTCATGGTCCGATCGACTTGACAATGGATGATCAATATCCTCTTTCCAATGTTAGGAACGGAACTGAGGTTTTTGTCAACTGTCCTCATATTCAAGAGATACCTCTCTCCAAGCTGCCAGAACCTGTTTCTGTCTTGGGCCACGAGTTCTCTGAccttgaggaagagcatGAAGAAGCGGAAAACGACTTGTCACCAAACTCGATGGACACAGACGACTCTTATGGTGGCATTTCTGAAGATTGCCAGAGCGTCGACTATGCAATGTCATCCGTTGCAGAGGACTCCATtgtcgatgaagaagaagactttgCAGAGCATGACgagtttgaagaagagcaag TCCACACTCAGGAACCTGCCCCTCAAGCCAACGGTCGTattgaagaggctgctgaCATGGCATCTGTAATGAGCGAGAACCCCGAAAAGACCGCTGCGCAGCCCTGGGTCAACCCTTCGAGCACCCAGACCCCGGATGCTTCTCAAAAACTTGATAGTGCCAAACTCACCCAGTTGGACAAAAGCCACTATACATGGAAATCAGACCTTGCTCCAATGATGTCGATCAACGGCACGTCGTCCTTGAAGCTTCCCCCAATTTCAGAAGCAGTCTTCGACAAATATAACCACGAGACGATCACACACTCTACCGCTGAGGTTGTCGGCAGAAAGCATGGGAAGTACGAGTTCTTTGCTGCTAGAGAAGCCAACGCTCTAGCTGCCCTCGCAAAACCCCGAGCTCGACTCATAAGCCCCGTCCATCAGGCACAAGTTCAGGAACACTATCTCTTGCGGGCAGGGATGGAAAACAAAGTCCTCGGGCACCCAGAAGATCAACTCCAGTCGCCCGCAGATGAAACCCAACCTCGCGCTTCCGATTTGGTATCTTCTGGTCTGAAATATCTGGCAACGCCCCCTGAGCACATCGATACCACCGTACCATCTGTGGAGCAAGGGTTGGACGACTCATCTGCCTGGGCTTTCCAAGAGAGCAAGAAGTCATCTGGTATCGAAGTCACAACCGAGACAACTGAGAAGGTAGTGGCCCAAGAGAATGATACCGATGTTGTCGAAGACGGTGATGCCCAGCCCGCTGAAGCCTTGGAGGCAGCTGAACTGGCCAAACCAGTCGAAGCCGTGGAGCTAGCGAAACCGGTCGGAGCCGTGGCAGCTGAACCTGTGAAGACTCCAGTGCCAGAATCCACTGCAACCAAGAGAAAGGCCGATGAAATTTCTCAGCTTACccctgaagaagaacaaatGTCTGACGACCGGCAATCTCGTCCACAGGTGCACTGCCGAGAGGTGCAACCAAGTGCAAGGCCTCGCCACATTGCAGCCTTGGGAACCCCACCAAGCAAACGTCTTCGTCGTATGGCAGAAGCAGTTGGGTATGTCGCCCTTGGAGGAGCTGCTGTCATGTCGGTGCTTATTGCTACGGCGCCTGCCCTGTAA
- a CDS encoding hypothetical protein (BUSCO:EOG092644DY): MSGQTPAWKKLGLKLKQPSDASEPSFGHPSSSTSTSIQSSTKRKYDAPPPYNSSQVAKRPRQDEATTSRNAPGQLKRQKSVTFADAPSNNHSARTPSRPIKQSKAKSKGPAKKPQPQVPTDLKPALEYLRLWKTARDSWKFNKNHQSNLIKHVFDADGIPASDIETFYDYIQDLKGFVRMRLLENAREVRDQDQSDGAKVFPEGTKNLEANQQRYEEALAKILENHPVGTKRKGFTEVDYLSDSEEESVIIRRLVKRMRAELVIDELSDGEDTEASIASSQTITASDNNVTSTTDAEKTVKTADSAPGKRRRKLRVNVEDSDSSSSESDSDSDSDGESDTSSSGSSSSSEDESENEAPARAYRQPGEEDSSDSSSSSDESSSGDSSSEDDSDSE, encoded by the coding sequence ATGTCTGGTCAAACTCCCGCTTGGAAGAAATTGGgcttgaagctcaagcagcCATCGGATGCATCTGAGCCCAGCTTTGGGCACCCATCCAGCAGTACAAGCACAAGCATCCAGTCAAGTACAAAGAGAAAATACGACGCCCCGCCACCTTACAATTCCTCCCAGGTTGCTAAGCGACCACGTCAGGATGAAGCCACAACCAGTCGGAATGCACCAGGACAGTTAAAGAGGCAGAAGTCAGTCACCTTTGCCGATGCGCCATCCAACAACCACTCTGCCAGGACACCATCAAGGCCCATTAAACAGAGCAAGGCCAAGAGCAAAGGCCCCGCAAAGAAACCTCAGCCCCAGGTCCCTACTGATCTCAAGCCTGCGCTTGAATACTTGAGGCTCTGGAAGACAGCTCGCGATAGCTGGAAGTTCAACAAAAACCACCAATCAAACCTCATCAAGCACGTTTTCGATGCCGATGGAATCCCCGCCTCTGACATTGAAACCTTCTACGACTACATCCAAGACTTGAAGGGCTTTGTGAGGATGCGACTGCTGGAGAATGCTCGCGAGGTTAGGGATCAGGACCAATCGGACGGAGCAAAGGTGTTCCCTGAGGGAACCAAAAACCTTGAGGCTAATCAACAACGATATGAGGAGGCCCTTGCTAAAATTCTTGAAAACCACCCAGTGGGAACTAAGAGAAAGGGCTTCACCGAGGTTGATTACCTCTCGGactcagaagaagagagtgtCATCATTCGCCGACTTGTGAAGCGCATGAGAGCTGAGCTTGTCATTGATGAGCTTTCCGATGGCGAAGACACTGAGGCCAGCATCGCATCATCACAGACCATCACTGCAAGCGATAATAACGTCACATCAACTACAGATGCAGAGAAGACTGTGAAGACCGCCGACAGCGCTCCCGGAAAACGTCGACGAAAGCTCCGTGTGAATGTCGAAGACAGCGATTCCAGCAGTTCCGAGTCAGACTCGGACTCTGATTCAGATGGTGAATCCgacaccagcagcagcgggAGCTCGTCATCGTCCGAGGACGAATCTGAGAATGAGGCCCCGGCACGAGCTTATCGACAGCCCGGCGAGGAAGATTCAAGCgattcctcgtcatcctcggaTGAGTCAAGCTCTGGCGACAGTTCGAGTGAGGATGATTCAGACTCTGAGTGA
- a CDS encoding hypothetical protein (EggNog:ENOG41) gives MCGGKYKRETGWPFAAGMLTFISVMEFVAISIVAYLYDHDDQFNIPGWSLDTSFYLSTTGAVICLLTATGIAFSAYLLPPEEGYDFLSDPLDA, from the exons ATGTGTGGTGGGAAATACAAGCGCGAGACTGGATGGCCTTTTGCCGCTGGCATGTTGACCTTTATTTCTGTTATGGAGTTTGTGGCCATTTCTATTGTG GCGTATCTTtatgatcatgatgatcagTTTAATATTCCTGGATGGTCGCTCGATACGTCGTTCTATCTCAGCACCACCGGGGCAGTTATTTGCCTTCTGACTGCCACTGGTATTGCTTTCTCCGCATACCTTCTTCCCCCGGAGGAGGGATACGATTTTTTGTCAGACCCTCTCGATGCTTAG
- a CDS encoding hypothetical protein (EggNog:ENOG41) produces MTTDTPGLSPDQLETFNRDGYLILPGALSSSTVKSLLDETHSLLENFSLDDHPLTRFSTGEKRDHVGDDYFLTSGDKMRFFFEEDAFDDDGKLTKPKARAVNKIGHYLHALSPPFARLLDHDTSKVSPPAVARSLGFKDPRCLQSMVICKQPEIGGAVPPHQDSTFLYTNPPSAVGFWYALEDATLENGCLSFLPGSHLWAPVEKRLVRKVGNVGTEMVDNDGPRFPAAAGDGQAAPDGPHEYVPGEVKAGDLVLIHGNLLHKSERNTSQKGRIIYTFHIIEGQDRDYDDKNWLQPPNEGFTKLYA; encoded by the exons ATGACTACTGATACCCCAGGACTCTCACCAGATCAGCTGGAAACCTTCAATCGCGATGGCTACCTCATTCTACCTGGTGCCCTCTCCAGCTCAACTGTCAAATCTCTACTCGACGAAACTCACAGTCTTCTCGAGAATTTCTCCCTAGATGATCACCCTCTCACACGTTTCTCAACCGGCGAGAAACGTGACCATGTTGGTGACGACTACTTCCTGACTTCAGGCGACAAGATGCGGTTCTTCTTCGAGGAAGAcgcctttgatgatgatggaaaacTCACCAAACCCAAGGCTCGTGCTGTCAACAAAATCGGGCATTATTTGCACGCTCTATCCCCTCCGTTTGCTCGTCTTCTGGACCACGATACGAGCAAGGTCAGCCCACCTGCTGTGGCACGTAGCCTTGGCTTCAAAGACCCTCGGTGTCTGCAGAGCATGGTTATCTGCAAGCAACCAGAAATAGGAGGCGCTGTCCCTCCGCACCAA GATAGCACTTTCTTGTACACCAACCCGCCATCGGCTGTTGGTTTCTGGTACGCACTTGAGGATGCCACGCTCGAGAATGGTTGTCTAAGTTTCCTGCCCGGTTCACATCTCTGGGCACCCGTTGAGAAAAGACTCGTTCGCAAGGTAGGCAATGTTGGTACAGAGATGGTGGATAATGACGGTCCAAGGTTCCCTGCAGCAGCAGGCGATGGACAAGCAGCGCCAGACGGACCACATGAGTATGTCCCTGGAGAAGTCAAGGCTGGCGATCTAGTACTCATTCACGGCAACCTCTTACATAAGAGCGAGAGGAATACCAGTCAGAAGGGACGAATTATTTACACGTTCCATATCATTGAAGGACAAGATAGGGACTATGATGATAAGAATTGGCTTCAACCACCAAACGAGGGGTTCACCAAGTTGTATGCTTAA
- a CDS encoding hypothetical protein (EggNog:ENOG41), with product MMNHARVKALKGDGKTTSKKAIKSGRASAGLTPRGSPFASLLTSPAHSATPSRAASDESEDDFEYDDTMSIASGSSLVGTNEDGTNTFDAKQFMEELQDRKHNNSDARTQLLELYIKVLRHRFAPATHEWLDDSANELAELFIRGANRGMEARERLLYLQAYLLTLSSSEDANVYEHAEGTLKQIIADDDDEECKAFGIYALCFTVLYGGGGETEALELLDYLYAIVESDGDNIDSYDNGFIVAAALRGWAFVASHVDDFSYAATMALDGFYEQLDSVDVGVQAQAAACIALIFEAARNHEEETGESWDLPVNPEKLTGRMSELAKQSSKSVSKKDRRDLRDSLISAITSLEKGVGPGYSSAGYTPQKGDKRPTSKPNEDGVIEFGYRHKLRLGNYVAVIDSWSLSSRIDMMRLLFGGHLQKHIFDNPVVAECLSDADFSDQGPVAKKPPKK from the coding sequence ATGATGAACCACGCTCGAgtcaaggccctcaaggGCGACGGAAAGACTACATCAAAGAAAGCAATCAAGTCAGGTCGTGCTTCCGCTGGTTTGACTCCTCGAGGCTCTCCTTTCGCTTCGCTTCTTACGTCACCCGCGCATTCCGCAACCCCAAGCCGGGCTGCTTCTGACGAGAGCGAAGATGACTTCGAATACGACGATACCATGAGCATTGCTTCCGGAAGCTCTCTAGTCGGCACCAACGAAGACGGCACCAACACATTCGACGCCAAGCAGTTTATGGAAGAACTTCAGGATCGCAAGCACAACAATAGCGATGCGCGAACTCAACTCCTGGAACTCTACATTAAGGTTTTGCGACATCGGTTCGCCCCTGCCACCCACGAGTGGCTTGATGATTCGGCCAACGAACTCGCAGAGCTTTTCATTCGTGGCGCTAATCGCGGCATGGAAGCTAGAGAGCGACTACTTTACCTCCAGGCATATCTTCTGACTCTTAGTTCCTCAGAGGACGCCAATGTTTACGAGCATGCCGAAGGAACTCTCAAGCAGATAATtgccgacgacgacgatgaggaatGCAAGGCTTTTGGCATTTACGCATTGTGCTTTACTGTACTTTATGGCGGCGGTGGCGAGACGGAGGCCCTCGAGTTGCTCGACTACCTATATGCTATAGTTGAGTCTGATGGAGACAACATCGACTCATATGACAATGGATTCATTGTTGCGGCTGCTCTTCGAGGTTGGGCCTTTGTTGCTAGCCACGTGGACGACTTTTCATATGCCGCCACCATGGCTTTGGATGGGTTTTACGAACAGCTTGACAGcgtcgatgttggtgttCAAGCTCAGGCCGCTGCCTGTATTGCACTCATTTTTGAAGCGGCGCGCAACCACGAGGAGGAGACGGGAGAATCCTGGGATCTTCCCGTCAACCCAGAGAAACTCACAGGTCGCATGTCAGAGCTCGCCAAGCAGAGCTCCAAATCAGTTTCAAAGAAGGATCGCCGAGACCTTCGAGATAGCTTGATAAGTGCCATCACCTCACTCGAGAAGGGTGTTGGACCAGGATATTCGTCAGCTGGCTATACACCTCAGAAGGGCGATAAGCGCCCAACCTCCAAGCCCAATGAGGATGGTGTCATTGAATTTGGATACCGTCACAAACTCCGCCTCGGCAACTACGTCGCCGTGATCGATTCGTGGTCACTCTCTTCCAGAATCGACATGATGAGACTTCTTTTTGGAGGGCACCTACAAAAGCACATTTTTGACAACCCTGTCGTTGCTGAGTGTCTTAGTGACGCCGACTTTAGCGACCAGGGACCAGTTGCAAAGAAACCTCCTAAGAAATAA
- a CDS encoding hypothetical protein (EggNog:ENOG41) — MIDTDNLRTASLYINNQLLSRGLLRDGQSIDFAGAAFNGDEAGTTMGRIVSVLNDLILRRDRDAEHRESLSTTMRTLRADNLKHTNDIARLTEKHTEAKRKLDIAEASEAALKTQMKSADAAIRGLKEEVARTKGLVAQARAACATDVRRRDRQIDTLKKQLAEAGRARGSRANPGITSILVTGDVGEEKSTGRGGTTAADDYDLRNETNAFLANLAQNLSEENEAILSVMRKTMQQLRDMSGWNNENQDNLVIQQQGWQDMASELDSVLEHMRTILTNPSFVPIEEVMVREEEISRLKDGWVKMESRWTEAVHLIDGWRKRMAANGRPICDEELQMGLRLSPVRVRDVEETRHASALRLSAVAEEPEDEMDVINSPCPSRCSPRVQLVPESEPEDEVDRESDIESDYDENIPIDDYDVEEPNVQILQQSTAAPLYHPDPNSSPLPEPPQLSPLKDSASAGNRGSQPRKHGKGDFSTIVEENTWDLAAEGGSIPLRFDQEPRDRVSSSSSLDEVLLVKSPETAPQLNEMKMSTPRHQSSHRSSDDQSETQTSPNRSPRRTASRLPLPRNIDPAPQQSPLTMATIAAKLAASEREADAARVRAKLRAARGTRGVKKPTMTSSQPDKATESTNETEKRNDFENVDPVKRDPVPADDQVKPEKRRRERRMSKSVSRRRSTLSPWELESLMNGSVQ, encoded by the exons ATGATCGATACCGATAATCTTCGTACAGCATCGCTGTATATCAACAATCAGCTTCTATCTAGAGGTTTGCTTCGCGATGGTCAGAGTATTGATTTCGCCGGCGCGGCCTTCAATGGCGATGAAGCTGGGACTACCATGGGACGAATCGTGAGCGTCCTCAACGATCTAATACTCCGAAGAGAT CGTGATGCAGAACATCGCGAATCCCTCTCAACCACCATGCGCACCCTACGCGCCGATAACCTCAAACATACCAACGACATTGCGCGACTCACAGAGAAACACACCGAGGCCAAGAGGAAGCTGGACATCGCAGAAGCTTCAGAGGCTGCTCTCAAAACACAAATGAAGTCGGCAGACGCCGCCATACGtggtttaaaggaagaagtcgCCCGCACAAAGGGACTGGTCGCCCAGGCACGAGCTGCATGCGCAACAGACGTCCGTAGACGAGACCGCCAAATCGATACCTTGAAGAAACAGCTCGCCGAAGCTGGGCGTGCGCGAGGATCCCGAGCAAACCCCGGCATAACCTCAATTCTCGTCACAGGCGATGTTGGCGAGGAAAAGTCGACAGGTCGCGGAGGCACCACAGCAGCAGATGATTATGATCTGCGCAACGAAACCAATGCATTCTTGGCCAACCTGGCTCAGAATCTGAGTGAAGAAAACGAAGCTATTCTTTCCGTAATGCGCAAGACGATGCAGCAACTGCGGGACATGAGCGGGTGGAACAACGAGAACCAGGATAACCTTGTTATTCAGCAGCAAGGGTGGCAGGATATGGCTTCGGAGCTGGACTCTGTGCTGGAACACATGCGAACTATCCTAACGAACCCCTCGTTCGTACCAATCGAAGAGGTCATGGTTCGAGAAGAGGAAATCAGCCGTCTCAAGGATGGTTGGGTCAAGATGGAAAGTCGCTGGACTGAGGCAGTTCACCTGATCGATGGCTGGCGGAAGCGCATGGCTGCTAATGGACGGCCAATTTGCGACGAAGAGCTTCAGATGGGACTGCGTCTTAGTCCGGTAAGGGTACGAGATGTAGAGGAGACAAGGCACGCATCTGCTCTCAGACTTTCTGCGGTTGCTGAGGAGCccgaagatgagatggatgttaTCAACTCGCCATGCCCTTCACGCTGCTCCCCTCGTGTACAACTCGTCCCAGAGTCAGAgcctgaagatgaagttgaccGAGAAAGTGACATCGAATCCGATTACGACGAAAACATACCAATCGACGACTATGACGTTGAGGAGCCTAATGTGCAAATCCTTCAGCAGTCCACAGCAGCTCCCCTCTACCACCCAGACCCAAACTCATCGCCACTACCAGAGCCTCCCCAGCTCAGCCCCTTGAAAGATTCTGCATCAGCCGGAAACCGAGGCTCTCAACCTCGCAAACATGGCAAGGGAGACTTCAGCACTATTGTGGAGGAAAACACATGGGACCTTGCTGCAGAAGGAGGCTCTATTCCTCTCAGATTTGATCAAGAACCTCGCGACCGCgtgtcatcttcttcttcactcgACGAagtcctcctcgtcaagtCACCGGAAACTGCTCCTCAGCTTaacgagatgaagatgtctACTCCCCGGCACCAAAGCTCTCACCGCAGCAGCGACGACCAAAGCGAGACTCAAACATCACCAAACCGCTCCCCTCGTAGAACAGCATCCCGTCTCCCCCTCCCGCGAAACATCGATCCCGCTCCTCAGCAAAGTCCTCTCACTATGGCGACTATTGCCGCCAAACTGGCCGCTTCAGAGCGCGAGGCTGATGCTGCTCGTGTTCGCGCCAAGCTTCGAGCTGCCCGTGGAACTCGTGGAGTCAAGAAACCAACCATGACTTCATCTCAGCCTGACAAGGCTACCGAATCGACAAACGAAACCGAAAAGAGAAATGATTTTGAGAACGTCGACCCTGTAAAGAGGGACCCAGTACCGGCTGATGATCAAGTGAAGCCTGAAAAACGACGCCGTGAACGCCGAATGAGCAAGAGTGTATCGCGACGTAGAAGTACGTTGAGTCCTTGGGAACTTGAAAGCTTGATGAATGGAAGCGTACAGTAA